A window of the Alnus glutinosa chromosome 4, dhAlnGlut1.1, whole genome shotgun sequence genome harbors these coding sequences:
- the LOC133866906 gene encoding disease resistance protein RUN1-like, producing MASTSSNIIETAPSTPSSSFSKPQSKYEVFLSFRGKDTRNTFADHLYHALDFYKGIRTFRDDEDLEIGRPIKQELLDAIETSRMAVIVLSSDYASSSWCLEELAKIVECMKERGMRVLPVFYHLDPSVVRYQNGTFKEAFAKHEERFKEKIEMVQRWRAALKKVADLSGRHLEDGQSESKFIEDIVEKISQELNDMNDMINDKNGLVGIDSRVQEIMDLYMDMASDDVCFIGICGMSGIGKTTLAQAVFERIRRQFQASSFLSDVKRRDLGDSQDQLLQDMKLKKGEMPIRWDVLKGIRATSTRLSNKKVIIVLDDADEEKLEKLAGFHEWFGPGSRIIITTEDKGLLRRRCGKKNVYNAKKLNASDALQLFSREAFGKPQCEKDLLDICNGFVSYVDGHPLALKILGSSMHDISKIDLWKAELERLRESAELPKDDRIQTALRISYNGLSTQKKKLFLDVACFFNGEDKNRIADILEGSGCIPEIDIKALIDKSLITILGGKLWMHNLLQQMGWEIVNQECMERPGKRSRLWLCEDVLEVLNNSKVSVIVL from the exons ATGGCTTCCACCAGCAGCAATATTATTGAAACAGCCCCATCTAcaccttcctcttctttttctaaaCCCCAATCGAAATACGAAGTTTTCCTCAGTTTCAGAGGCAAAGATACCCGCAATACTTTTGCCGACCATCTCTATCACGCTTTGGATTTTTATAAAGGGATTAGAACCTTCAGGGACGATGAGGATCTTGAGATTGGAAGACCCATTAAACAGGAACTCTTGGATGCAATCGAGACATCGAGAATGGCAGTCATCGTTTTGTCAAGCGACTACGCATCTTCCTCGTGGTGCTTGGAAGAACTTGCAAAGATTGTTGAATGCATGAAAGAACGAGGGATGAGAGTCTTGCCCGTTTTCTACCACTTGGATCCTAGTGTTGTGCGCTATCAAAATGGCACTTTTAAAGAGGCCTTTGCTAAACATGAAGAACGTTTCAAGGAGAAGATAGAGATGGTGCAAAGGTGGAGAGCTGCTTTGAAAAAAGTGGCCGATCTCTCCGGACGTCATTTAGAGGATGG GCAGTCTGAGTCAAAGTTTATCGAAGACATTGTTGAAAAGATATCTCAAGAATTGAATGATATGAATGATATGATCAATGATAAGAATGGCCTTGTTGGAATTGACTCTCGCGTTCAGGAAATCATGGATTTGTATATGGATATGGCGTCGGATGATGTTTGCTTTATAGGGATATGTGGGATGAGTGGAATCGGCAAGACAACTCTTGCACAAGCTGTTTTTGAAAGGATCCGTCGCCAATTTCAAGCTAGCAGCTTTCTCAGTGATGTCAAAAGACGTGATTTAGGTGATTCACAAGATCAACTCCTTCAGGATATGAAGTTGAAAAAAGGTGAAATGCCAATTAGATGGGATGTGCTTAAGGGCATCAGAGCGACAAGTACCAGACTAAGTAACAAAAAGGTTATTATTGTTCTTGATGATGCGGATGAAGAAAAGTTGGAAAAATTAGCAGGTTTCCATGAGTGGTTTGGCCCAGGGAGTAGAATCATCATAACTACAGAAGATAAGGGTTTGTTGCGGAGGAGATGTGGAAAGAAAAATGTATACAATGCTAAAAAACTGAATGCATCTGATGCTCTGCAGCTCTTTAGTCGAGAAGCCTTTGGCAAACCCCAATGTGAAAAAGATTTATTGGATATATGCAATGGTTTTGTAAGTTATGTTGACGGCCATCCTCTAGCTCTTAAAATTCTGGGTTCCTCCATGcatgatatatcaaaaatagaTCTATGGAAAGCTGAGCTGGAAAGACTAAGAGAAAGTGCTGAACTTCCTAAAGACGACAGAATTCAAACAGCACTGAGAATCAGTTACAATGGATTGAgtactcaaaagaaaaaactgtttttagaCGTTGCATGTTTCTTCAATGGGGAGGACAAAAATCGAATAGCAGATATACTAGAAGGTTCTGGTTGCATCCCAGAGATTGATATAAAGGCTCTTATTGACAAATCTCTCATTACTATTTTAGGAGGAAAATTGTGGATGCATAATTTACTTCAACAAATGGGTTGGGAAATTGTCAATCAGGAATGCATGGAAAGACCCGGAAAGCGCAGTAGATTGTGGCTTTGTGAGGATGTCCTTGAAGTACTAAACAATAGTAAAGTAAGTGTTATAGTATTATAG
- the LOC133866932 gene encoding uncharacterized protein LOC133866932 isoform X3, with amino-acid sequence MVTICQKCGDNGWDVALIYCDNCQVYAEHRYCLDVLPNTFHEYVTWFCVDCEPKVGKKLSTIDKATFLPSAISHPINSKNVQATQSRIGFKKKICSQRLKNSKKVKKKKIKVTTDSLAKATMEICENRPSLQLNETHCGKIFEKDQKLGQDLRLVLTDDTNSNDEVGYLNHSLQLCEMHCGENCEGQKLGQEAGVDLKDGANLEEVAESVTPSLRCSEMRNDENCEKLQKLRLDLKDKTNADVEAESVKTSHIAMRDPSNILEHKCHVRSQPIIDRIWRGSLSICNKRFGTVGLVAHLSNLACPKVFEEAKLIPGLLSAELLCRSGVWPKGFGERGPTDQSIALYFFPENESDEKAFQILVDSMIGQDLALRSVVQNAELLVFSSKLLPPKYWRFQAKFYLWGVFRKKQAVCVKNAAVCEVEENLTGAKTWDRRAPVRPLSNSGSYGSSSLYSIRAPVF; translated from the exons ATG GTGACTATTTGTCAGAAATGTGGTGACAATGGGTGGGATGTTGCTTTGATCTACTGTGACAATTGTCAGGTTTATGCTGAGCATCG GTATTGCTTGGATGTACTGCCCAACACATTTCATGAATATGTTACTTGGTTTTGTGTGGATTGTGAACCAAAAGTTGGAAAAAAGCTATCTACTATCGACAAAGCTACCTTTCTCCCTTCTGCAATAAGTCatcctataaattcaaaaaatgtgCAAGCAACCCAATCTAGAATAGGATTTAAGAAAAAGATTTGTTCCCAAAGATTGAAGAATAGCAAGAAggttaaaaagaagaaaataaaggtcACCACTGACTCTTTGGCTAAAGCGACCATGGAAATATGTGAAAATAGGCCTTCCCTTCAACTTAATGAGACACATTGTGGTAAGATATTTGAAAAGGATCAGAAGCTTGGACAGGATTTGAGACTAGTACTTACAGATGACACCAATTCCAATGACGAGGTTGGATATCTTAACCATTCGCTTCAATTGTGTGAGATGCACTGTGGTGAGAATTGTGAAGGTCAGAAGCTTGGGCAAGAGGCGGGAGTGGATCTGAAAGATGGGGCCAATTTGGAGGAAGTGGCTGAATCTGTTACCCCTTCTCTTCGATGCAGTGAGATGCGTAATGATGAGAATTGTGAAAAACTTCAGAAGCTTAGACTGGATCTGAAAGATAAAACTAATGCTGATGTAGAAGCTGAATCTGTTAAAACCTCCCACATAGCTATGCGGGACCCTTCCAACATCTTAGAACACAAATGTCATGTCCGTTCACAGCCTATCATTGATCGTATCTGGAG GGGAAGTTTATCCATCTGCAATAAACGTTTTGGCACTGTTGGCCTTGTAGCTCATTTGTCTAACTTAGCGTGCCCTAAAGTCTTCGAGGAGGCGAAATTGATACCAGGTTTGCTTTCTGCAGAATTGCTTTGTAGGTCTGGTGTGTGGCCAAAAGGTTTTGGGGAGAGGGGTCCAACTGATCAGAGTATCGCTCTTTATTTCTTTCCGGAAAATGAAAG TGACGAAAAAGCTTTTCAGATCCTGGTGGATAGCATGATTGGCCAAGACCTTGCCCTGAGATCCGTGGTGCAAAATGCAGAgcttttggttttctcttctaAATTACTGCCTCCGAAATATTGGA GATTTcaggcaaaattttatttgtggGGAGTTTTTAGGAAAAAGCAAGCTGTGTGTGTAAAAAATGCAGCGGTCTGTGAAGTGGAGGAAAACCTTACAGGTGCCAAAACCTGGGATCGGAGGGCTCCTGTTCGTCCTTTAAGCAACAGCGGTAGTTATGGTTCTAGCTCACTATATTCTATCCGCGCTCCAgtgttttga
- the LOC133866932 gene encoding uncharacterized protein LOC133866932 isoform X2: MHKHVTICQKCGDNGWDVALIYCDNCQVYAEHRYCLDVLPNTFHEYVTWFCVDCEPKVGKKLSTIDKATFLPSAISHPINSKNVQATQSRIGFKKKICSQRLKNSKKVKKKKIKVTTDSLAKATMEICENRPSLQLNETHCGKIFEKDQKLGQDLRLVLTDDTNSNDEVGYLNHSLQLCEMHCGENCEGQKLGQEAGVDLKDGANLEEVAESVTPSLRCSEMRNDENCEKLQKLRLDLKDKTNADVEAESVKTSHIAMRDPSNILEHKCHVRSQPIIDRIWRGSLSICNKRFGTVGLVAHLSNLACPKVFEEAKLIPGLLSAELLCRSGVWPKGFGERGPTDQSIALYFFPENESDEKAFQILVDSMIGQDLALRSVVQNAELLVFSSKLLPPKYWRFQAKFYLWGVFRKKQAVCVKNAAVCEVEENLTGAKTWDRRAPVRPLSNSGSYGSSSLYSIRAPVF, translated from the exons ATGCATAAGCAT GTGACTATTTGTCAGAAATGTGGTGACAATGGGTGGGATGTTGCTTTGATCTACTGTGACAATTGTCAGGTTTATGCTGAGCATCG GTATTGCTTGGATGTACTGCCCAACACATTTCATGAATATGTTACTTGGTTTTGTGTGGATTGTGAACCAAAAGTTGGAAAAAAGCTATCTACTATCGACAAAGCTACCTTTCTCCCTTCTGCAATAAGTCatcctataaattcaaaaaatgtgCAAGCAACCCAATCTAGAATAGGATTTAAGAAAAAGATTTGTTCCCAAAGATTGAAGAATAGCAAGAAggttaaaaagaagaaaataaaggtcACCACTGACTCTTTGGCTAAAGCGACCATGGAAATATGTGAAAATAGGCCTTCCCTTCAACTTAATGAGACACATTGTGGTAAGATATTTGAAAAGGATCAGAAGCTTGGACAGGATTTGAGACTAGTACTTACAGATGACACCAATTCCAATGACGAGGTTGGATATCTTAACCATTCGCTTCAATTGTGTGAGATGCACTGTGGTGAGAATTGTGAAGGTCAGAAGCTTGGGCAAGAGGCGGGAGTGGATCTGAAAGATGGGGCCAATTTGGAGGAAGTGGCTGAATCTGTTACCCCTTCTCTTCGATGCAGTGAGATGCGTAATGATGAGAATTGTGAAAAACTTCAGAAGCTTAGACTGGATCTGAAAGATAAAACTAATGCTGATGTAGAAGCTGAATCTGTTAAAACCTCCCACATAGCTATGCGGGACCCTTCCAACATCTTAGAACACAAATGTCATGTCCGTTCACAGCCTATCATTGATCGTATCTGGAG GGGAAGTTTATCCATCTGCAATAAACGTTTTGGCACTGTTGGCCTTGTAGCTCATTTGTCTAACTTAGCGTGCCCTAAAGTCTTCGAGGAGGCGAAATTGATACCAGGTTTGCTTTCTGCAGAATTGCTTTGTAGGTCTGGTGTGTGGCCAAAAGGTTTTGGGGAGAGGGGTCCAACTGATCAGAGTATCGCTCTTTATTTCTTTCCGGAAAATGAAAG TGACGAAAAAGCTTTTCAGATCCTGGTGGATAGCATGATTGGCCAAGACCTTGCCCTGAGATCCGTGGTGCAAAATGCAGAgcttttggttttctcttctaAATTACTGCCTCCGAAATATTGGA GATTTcaggcaaaattttatttgtggGGAGTTTTTAGGAAAAAGCAAGCTGTGTGTGTAAAAAATGCAGCGGTCTGTGAAGTGGAGGAAAACCTTACAGGTGCCAAAACCTGGGATCGGAGGGCTCCTGTTCGTCCTTTAAGCAACAGCGGTAGTTATGGTTCTAGCTCACTATATTCTATCCGCGCTCCAgtgttttga
- the LOC133866063 gene encoding disease resistance-like protein DSC1 has protein sequence MKKLRLLKICTVHLPQGLSYLSNELRLMEWHEYPLKSMPTSFQPEKLVELVMHRSHIKQLPNGFSNLHRLKVMDLTDSQNLIKTPNFTGLPNLERVIFQGCTRLYEVHPSIGVLKQLTLLSLEDCKHLNSLPPEINLESLETLILSGCSRLKKFPDIGTSMTRLSELYLDGTAIEELPLSIEHLTGLTLLYLQDCNNFSSFPSVIGSLTSLKTLILSRLKVCPHKPWHSLGLSPILSSVGAAALALWADFSLGLSPILSAIVATTLIGLWTYCLFIAKHPEPKPNFLLLKSLSGLGSLVCLDLSDCNLEDGALPNDLSCLSSLQSLNLSKNHFRCVPDSVSQLSKLKFLYLDNCSRLKSLTNIPLSTQYVMARECTSLENYSNQVIVWTSSESGFTFINCLSLGDNEECKLSVPNQLELIHEQLNLQNIHLQPLWQRYMEDQMEQIDQSKGFNGVFRQTEIPKWFSHQNPEGSSVPIPLPPDLYENNRWRGIALCAIFEVDKNLKNEDSPAQDSKSFLEFICRLDMDGGVVDSPLVFTFPKDKFYRPGSFGLWLFISHVRFRGHLDVRDCISPSITTNTPHVEIKLCGARLVYEEDMVEFVKHFSQEAFGSPDVLHQRHQEFIEYHKNSSESPDAQISDSNPRLKTELNTLLSILYQVISPGLYRISSLKTIISLSIFISLTHEHHIYVYGSIINKILCPT, from the exons ATGAAAAAGCTAAGATTGCTTAAAATTTGTACTGTGCACCTTCCTCAAGGCCTCAGTTATCTTTCTAATGAGTTACGTTTGATGGAATGGCATGAATATCCTCTGAAATCCATGCCGACGAGTTTTCAACCAGAGAAACTTGTTGAACTCGTTATGCATCGCAGCCACATCAAGCAACTACCCAATGGATTTAGT aACTTACACAGGCTAAAAGTCATGGACCTTACTGACTCGCAAAACTTAATCAAGACTCCTAACTTCACTGGACTTCCAAATCTTGAGAGGGTCATTTTTCAAGGTTGCACAAGATTGTATGAGGTTCACCCGTCTATTGGAGTTCTCAAACAGCTTACTCTATTAAGTCTGGAAGATTGCAAACATCTTAATAGCCTTCCACCGGAAATCAATTTGGAATCTCTTGAAACTTTGATCTTATCTGGCTGTTCAAGACTCAAAAAGTTTCCAGATATCGGAACAAGTATGACACGTTTGTCGGAGCTTTATTTGGATGGGACTGCCATAGAGGAACTGCCATTATCAATTGAGCATCTAACTGGCCTGACTTTATTGTATCTTCAAGACTGCAACAACTTTTCAAGTTTTCCAAGTGTCATTGGTAGTTTGACATCTCTTAAAACTCTCATTCTGTCCAGATTGAAGGTTTGCCCACATAAACCATGGCATTCCTTGGGCCTCTCACCCATTCTATCGTCAGTTGGTGCGGCTGCACTTGCTTTATGGGCAGATTTTTCCCTGGGCCTCTCCCCCATTTTATCAGCAATTGTTGCGACCACACTAATTGGTTTATGGACATATTGTTTGTTTATTGCCAAACATCCTGAACCAAAGCCCAACTTCTTGTTGCTCAAGTCTTTGTCAGGTTTAGGCTCATTAGTTTGTCTAGATCTAAGTGACTGCAATCTGGAGGACGGAGCTCTCCCCAATGATCTTAGTTGCTTATCTTCACTGCAATCTCTAAATTTGAGCAAAAACCATTTTAGATGCGTGCCTGACAGCGTTTCTCAGCTTTCTAAGCTTAAATTTCTCTACTTGGACAATTGTAGCAGGCTTAAATCATTGACAAATATTCCGTTAAGTACACAATATGTAATGGCACGAGAATGCACTTCACTggaaaattattcaaatcaagTTATAGTGTGGACTTCAAGTGAATCAGGATTCACGTTTATTAACTGCCTCAGCTTGGGGGACAATGAAGAATGCAAACTTAGTGTTCCCAACCAACTCGAGCTTATTCACGAGCAGCTTAATTTGCAAAATATACATTTGCAGCCATTGTGGCAAAGATACATGGAGGATCAaatg GAGCAAATTGATCAAAGCAAAGGATTTAATGGCGTTTTCCGTCAAACTGAAATTCCAAAGTGGTTCAGCCATCAGAACCCTGAAGGGTCATCTGTACCAATCCCGCTACCGCCTGATCTGTATGAAAATAACAGATGGAGAGGAATTGCGTTGTGTGCTATTTTTGAAGTTGATAAGAATTTGAAGAATGAGGACTCCCCTGCTCAGGATTCAAAAAGTTTTCTTGAGTTTATATGTCGCTTGGACATGGATGGAGGTGTTGTAGATTCTCCCCTGGTTTTTACTTTCCCTAAAGACAAATTCTATCGGCCTGGCTCGTTTGGACTTTGGCTATTTATATCGCATGTGAGGTTTAGGGGCCATTTAGATGTGCGCGACTGCATTAGCCCTTCAATTACAACCAACACCCCACATGTTGAGATTAAACTGTGCGGTGCACGTTTAGTATACGAGGAAGATATGGTAGAGTTTGTCAAACATTTCAGCCAGGAAGCTTTTGGGAGCCCTGATGTCCTACATCAACGTCATCAAGAATTCATTGAGTATCATAAGAACTCTTCCGAAAGCCCTGATGCCCAAATTAGTGACTCCAACCCCAGGCTGAAAACAGAGCTCAACACATTGCTTTCAATATTGTACCAGGTTATCTCTCCCGGCCTATATAGGATTTCTTCACTGAAAACCATAATTTCTCTATCTATTTTTATCTCACTCACTCATGAACaccatatatatgtgt ATGGTTCAATTATCAACAAAATTCTGTGTCCGACCTAA
- the LOC133866932 gene encoding uncharacterized protein LOC133866932 isoform X1 codes for MLFDVFLLSLPELALLIMKHIMVVTICQKCGDNGWDVALIYCDNCQVYAEHRYCLDVLPNTFHEYVTWFCVDCEPKVGKKLSTIDKATFLPSAISHPINSKNVQATQSRIGFKKKICSQRLKNSKKVKKKKIKVTTDSLAKATMEICENRPSLQLNETHCGKIFEKDQKLGQDLRLVLTDDTNSNDEVGYLNHSLQLCEMHCGENCEGQKLGQEAGVDLKDGANLEEVAESVTPSLRCSEMRNDENCEKLQKLRLDLKDKTNADVEAESVKTSHIAMRDPSNILEHKCHVRSQPIIDRIWRGSLSICNKRFGTVGLVAHLSNLACPKVFEEAKLIPGLLSAELLCRSGVWPKGFGERGPTDQSIALYFFPENESDEKAFQILVDSMIGQDLALRSVVQNAELLVFSSKLLPPKYWRFQAKFYLWGVFRKKQAVCVKNAAVCEVEENLTGAKTWDRRAPVRPLSNSGSYGSSSLYSIRAPVF; via the exons ATG CTCTTTGATGTTTTTCTTTTGAGCTTGCCGGAGCTTGCTTTGTTAATCATGAAGCACATTATGGTG GTGACTATTTGTCAGAAATGTGGTGACAATGGGTGGGATGTTGCTTTGATCTACTGTGACAATTGTCAGGTTTATGCTGAGCATCG GTATTGCTTGGATGTACTGCCCAACACATTTCATGAATATGTTACTTGGTTTTGTGTGGATTGTGAACCAAAAGTTGGAAAAAAGCTATCTACTATCGACAAAGCTACCTTTCTCCCTTCTGCAATAAGTCatcctataaattcaaaaaatgtgCAAGCAACCCAATCTAGAATAGGATTTAAGAAAAAGATTTGTTCCCAAAGATTGAAGAATAGCAAGAAggttaaaaagaagaaaataaaggtcACCACTGACTCTTTGGCTAAAGCGACCATGGAAATATGTGAAAATAGGCCTTCCCTTCAACTTAATGAGACACATTGTGGTAAGATATTTGAAAAGGATCAGAAGCTTGGACAGGATTTGAGACTAGTACTTACAGATGACACCAATTCCAATGACGAGGTTGGATATCTTAACCATTCGCTTCAATTGTGTGAGATGCACTGTGGTGAGAATTGTGAAGGTCAGAAGCTTGGGCAAGAGGCGGGAGTGGATCTGAAAGATGGGGCCAATTTGGAGGAAGTGGCTGAATCTGTTACCCCTTCTCTTCGATGCAGTGAGATGCGTAATGATGAGAATTGTGAAAAACTTCAGAAGCTTAGACTGGATCTGAAAGATAAAACTAATGCTGATGTAGAAGCTGAATCTGTTAAAACCTCCCACATAGCTATGCGGGACCCTTCCAACATCTTAGAACACAAATGTCATGTCCGTTCACAGCCTATCATTGATCGTATCTGGAG GGGAAGTTTATCCATCTGCAATAAACGTTTTGGCACTGTTGGCCTTGTAGCTCATTTGTCTAACTTAGCGTGCCCTAAAGTCTTCGAGGAGGCGAAATTGATACCAGGTTTGCTTTCTGCAGAATTGCTTTGTAGGTCTGGTGTGTGGCCAAAAGGTTTTGGGGAGAGGGGTCCAACTGATCAGAGTATCGCTCTTTATTTCTTTCCGGAAAATGAAAG TGACGAAAAAGCTTTTCAGATCCTGGTGGATAGCATGATTGGCCAAGACCTTGCCCTGAGATCCGTGGTGCAAAATGCAGAgcttttggttttctcttctaAATTACTGCCTCCGAAATATTGGA GATTTcaggcaaaattttatttgtggGGAGTTTTTAGGAAAAAGCAAGCTGTGTGTGTAAAAAATGCAGCGGTCTGTGAAGTGGAGGAAAACCTTACAGGTGCCAAAACCTGGGATCGGAGGGCTCCTGTTCGTCCTTTAAGCAACAGCGGTAGTTATGGTTCTAGCTCACTATATTCTATCCGCGCTCCAgtgttttga
- the LOC133865339 gene encoding protein MKS1-like has product MPSKLSPRSFPQYLSSLSFNCPASKYSMDFSDFPAGKSPRRELQGRRPTPLRVHKDSHKIKKPPLAPQQQPSHPQPHQHRPPVIIYTVSPKIIHTSPREFMTLVQRLTGLSSSSSSSIDPSTNINPSNDYKSGAISPAARYATIEKARSPEGKKLQHGGGGGVGGIEISHGVETMGQFPGILSPGPALLPPIPSNFFSPSSDPGPLSSFFHDLSPVFHGSKNNHVEGSFMPSPSNFIYMTSPTTPSIDLFNNFFDYI; this is encoded by the coding sequence ATGCCTTCAAAATTATCACCACGATCATTCCCTCAAtatctttcctctctctctttcaactGCCCGGCTTCCAAATACAGCATGGACTTCTCAGACTTTCCTGCAGGGAAATCGCCGAGAAGAGAGCTCCAAGGCCGCCGCCCCACGCCTCTCAGAGTACACAAAGATTCCCACAAGATCAAGAAACCGCCGCTGGCGCCGCAGCAACAGCCATCACATCCACAACCCCATCAGCATCGCCCGCCGGTCATAATCTACACGGTCTCGCCGAAGATAATTCACACCAGCCCCCGTGAGTTCATGACTCTAGTTCAACGCCTAACCGGCTTGTCAtcatcctcttcctcatcaATCGACCCGTCTACCAATATTAATCCTTCAAACGACTATAAAAGCGGTGCAATATCGCCCGCAGCTCGCTATGCGACGATAGAGAAGGCTAGGTCTCCTGAAGGGAAGAAACTACAGCATGGCGGCGGCGGCGGTGTGGGAGGGATAGAGATTTCTCATGGGGTTGAGACGATGGGTCAATTTCCGGGGATATTGTCACCGGGGCCAGCTTTACTTCCTCCAATCCCATCCAACTTTTTCTCTCCCTCGTCTGATCCTGGGCCGCTTAGCAGCTTCTTTCATGATCTAAGCCCTGTGTTTCACGGCAGCAAGAATAATCATGTAGAAGGTAGTTTCATGCCTAGCCCTTCAAACTTTATTTACATGACTTCCCCTACTACTCCATCCATAGACTTATTCAACAATTTCTTTGACTATATTTGA
- the LOC133867421 gene encoding L-type lectin-domain containing receptor kinase S.6, protein MRSLLLFWVHFFLFFNFIFPSLSGPFFPEKNLTLFGDAYFSNNAISLTQELSCLSSSSSSSSAVGRAFYLYPIRFLDSTTNSTASFSCRFSFSIIPSSHCPSGDGIAFLITSNAESFSASRGYMGLPEQALYAQDPFFAVEFDTSYDPSLGDINGNHVGIDVSTIISVASVDVFSRGIDLKSGRQITAWIEYEDDMKMIRVWVGYSHIRPPSPILVTQIDLSNQFKEFMHIGFSASNGQGASIHVIDHWQFKTFGSLSSVIPTDTVEGGDCFICFSEEPSSSTDDYERRKKVEEIAFGLGGLGAFVFSAFAIFAVICFFLIKNRVNVGKRKGGLTCKVQTNRVPGRLSLAEIKSATMAFNPNRIVGEGASATVYKGSLPSGQEVAVKRFERANRNRMDCMRNPFTTEFATMVGCLRHKNLVQLQGWCCERNELVLVYEYLPKGSLNKVLHKHSNSEIVLSWKQRLSIVLGVASALTYLHEECERQIIHRDVKTCNIMLDAEFNAKLGDFGLAEVYEHSSVTRDATIPAGTMGYLAPEYVYSGVPTKKTDVYSFGVVVLEVATGRKPVDDGGKVVVDFVWDLWGKGKLLEAADRRLMGKFDAVEMERMLLVGLSCAHPDHEKRPPVKEAARMLRGEAPLPLLPARKPRVGIRPVLPEDSSAEDSQSPDDLPWMTPKSHLSKD, encoded by the coding sequence ATGCGTTCTCTTTTGCTCTTCTGGGtccatttctttctcttctttaacTTCATTTTCCCCTCCCTTTCTGGCCCGTTCTTTCCAGAAAAGAATCTCACCCTCTTTGGTGACGCCTACTTCAGCAACAATGCCATTAGTCTCACCCAAGAACTCAGctgcctctcttcttcttcttcttcttcttctgcggTTGGAAGAGCTTTCTATCTCTACCCAATTCGTTTTCTTGATTCTACGACCAACTCCACCGCTTCTTTCTCCTGCCGTTTCTCCTTCTCCATCATACCTTCTTCACACTGTCCTTCCGGGGATGGGATTGCGTTTTTGATAACTTCTAATGCCGAATCTTTCAGCGCTTCTCGTGGCTATATGGGTCTTCCGGAGCAGGCCTTATACGCGCAAGACCCGTTTTTCGCTGTGGAATTTGATACGAGTTATGATCCTTCGCTTGGCGACATCAATGGGAATCACGTAGGTATCGATGTCAGCACCATCATATCAGTCGCTTCGGTTGATGTATTTTCCAGGGGGATTGATTTGAAAAGCGGGAGGCAGATTACGGCTTGGATTGAGTACGAAGATGACATGAAAATGATCCGGGTGTGGGTCGGGTACTCGCACATTAGACCTCCAAGTCCGATTCTTGTTACCCAGATTGACCTCTCAAACCAATTCAAGGAGTTCATGCATATTGGGTTCTCTGCTTCTAATGGCCAGGGCGCTTCAATTCATGTTATTGATCATTGGCAATTCAAAACTTTTGGGTCTCTCTCCTCAGTGATTCCGACGGATACGGTCGAAGGAGGGGACTGTTTCATATGCTTTTCGGAGGAACCAAGCAGCTCTACTGATGATtatgaaagaagaaagaaggtaGAAGAAATAGCCTTTGGATTGGGGGGATTAGGTGCATTTGTCTTCTCCGCATTTGCAATTTTCGCTGTAATCTGTTTTTTCTTGATAAAGAATAGAGTTAATGTCGGAAAGCGCAAAGGAGGCCTAACTTGTAAAGTTCAAACGAATAGAGTACCGGGAAGGTTGTCACTTGCAGAGATAAAATCAGCTACAATGGCGTTTAATCCAAACAGAATTGTTGGGGAAGGGGCATCAGCTACGGTTTATAAAGGGTCTCTTCCATCGGGGCAAGAGGTTGCTGTTAAAAGGTTTGAGAGAGCCAATAGGAATAGGATGGATTGTATGCGCAATCCTTTCACCACCGAGTTTGCAACGATGGTTGGTTGCTTAAGGCACAAGAATTTGGTTCAGCTTCAAGGATGGTGCTGCGAGAGAAATGAGCTTGTCCTGGTTTATGAGTACTTGCCCAAAGGAAGCCTCAACAAAGTTCTCCACAAACATTCAAATTCAGAAATTGTTCTGTCATGGAAGCAAAGACTTAGTATAGTTCTTGGCGTTGCATCTGCTCTTACGTATCTTCATGAAGAATGCGAGAGGCAAATAATCCACAGAGATGTCAAGACTTGCAACATAATGCTTGACGCCGAGTTCAACGCAAAACTGGGAGATTTTGGTTTGGCAGAAGTCTACGAACACAGTTCTGTTACAAGAGACGCTACTATACCTGCAGGAACTATGGGATACCTTGCTCCTGAATATGTCTATTCCGGTGTTCCGACCAAGAAAACCGATGTCTACAGCTTTGGTGTGGTGGTATTAGAGGTAGCAACAGGGAGAAAACCCGTTGATGATGGTGGAAAAGTGGTTGTTGATTTCGTTTGGGACTTGTGGGGGAAGGGGAAACTACTTGAGGCTGCTGACCGCAGATTGATGGGAAAGTTTGATGCGGTCGAGATGGAGAGGATGCTACTGGTGGGTCTTTCGTGTGCGCACCCAGACCACGAGAAGAGGCCGCCGGTGAAGGAAGCTGCGAGGATGCTTAGAGGCGAAGCACCGCTTCCATTGTTGCCGGCGAGGAAACCAAGAGTTGGGATTCGACCTGTTTTGCCTGAGGATTCTTCTGCTGAAGATTCTCAGAGTCCAGATGACCTGCCGTGGATGACCCCTAAGAGCCATCTTAGCAAGGATTAA